The following are from one region of the Stigmatella ashevillena genome:
- a CDS encoding TetR/AcrR family transcriptional regulator, giving the protein MKKTSAPGSRPRGRPREFDREAALARAMEVFWRYGYEGASVADLTQAMGITAPSLYTAFHSKEALYREALARYQTEHGSTAIGFLEEPKIRTALALVLKESAKRFTAPAHPAGCMVSTAVLSCAEENQPVAEHVAHLRTKTLGLFQARFERAIAEGELPKTLDAAELARFYGAIVQGMSVQARDGASEQELLGIVELALGRLPLETGTL; this is encoded by the coding sequence ATGAAAAAAACTTCTGCACCCGGAAGCCGGCCTCGGGGCAGGCCCCGGGAGTTCGATCGGGAGGCCGCGCTGGCACGGGCGATGGAGGTGTTCTGGCGGTATGGCTACGAGGGGGCCTCGGTCGCCGACCTCACCCAGGCGATGGGCATTACCGCGCCCAGCCTCTACACGGCCTTCCACTCCAAGGAGGCGCTGTACCGAGAGGCCCTGGCGCGCTACCAGACGGAGCACGGGAGCACCGCCATTGGCTTTCTGGAGGAGCCGAAGATTCGCACGGCCCTGGCTTTGGTACTCAAGGAGTCCGCGAAGCGGTTCACTGCCCCTGCGCATCCCGCCGGGTGCATGGTGTCCACGGCGGTGCTCTCTTGCGCCGAGGAGAACCAGCCTGTGGCCGAGCACGTCGCCCACCTCAGGACGAAGACGCTCGGCCTGTTTCAGGCCCGCTTCGAGCGGGCCATCGCGGAAGGGGAGCTTCCCAAGACCCTGGATGCCGCGGAACTTGCGCGGTTCTATGGTGCCATCGTCCAGGGCATGTCCGTGCAGGCCCGGGACGGCGCCAGCGAGCAGGAGTTGCTAGGGATTGTGGAACTGGCCCTGGGCAGGCTTCCGCTGGAAACAGGAACTCTCTGA
- a CDS encoding serine hydrolase domain-containing protein has translation MHTRIRPLLTVLLALALTGSAAAEEPSLSTRLDRVIDQALADQRIVGTVVLVAQDGKVIYHRAAGYADREAKRPMREDALFRLASMTKTIVSATALSLVDQGQLTLDEPITRWLPTFRPKLTDGREPPITVRQLLTHTAGLAYGLGEPETDPYLQAHVSNGLDQPGLDLDENLRRIASAPLLFEPGTQWNYSVATDVLGAVLIRAGGAPLPTLVERLITHPLGLTDTAFTVKAPARLAAVYTGERPSPARVDGYRHVPTETMNLRVDPRRAFNPRSFPSGGAGMIGTAKDYLTFLEAVRTGTLPGLKKTTQAQMTSHQLGALQQAAGPGWGFAFGAAVLVDPAQAHSPQSPGTYRWGGVYGHSWFVDPERRLTVVALSNTFPEGMSGAFPTALRDALYAPR, from the coding sequence ATGCACACTCGAATTCGTCCCCTGCTCACCGTCCTCCTCGCGCTGGCCCTGACGGGCTCGGCCGCCGCCGAGGAGCCCTCGCTGTCCACGCGGCTCGACCGCGTCATCGACCAGGCCCTCGCGGACCAGCGCATCGTCGGCACGGTGGTGCTGGTGGCCCAGGATGGGAAGGTCATCTACCACCGTGCCGCAGGGTACGCCGACCGGGAGGCGAAGCGCCCCATGCGGGAGGATGCCCTCTTCCGGCTCGCCTCCATGACCAAGACGATCGTCTCGGCAACGGCGCTGTCGCTCGTGGACCAGGGCCAACTGACGCTGGATGAGCCCATCACCCGGTGGCTGCCCACCTTCCGTCCCAAACTGACGGATGGACGCGAGCCCCCCATCACGGTCCGCCAGTTGCTGACCCACACCGCCGGGCTCGCCTATGGCCTCGGCGAGCCCGAGACCGATCCCTATCTCCAGGCGCATGTCTCGAACGGGCTGGACCAGCCAGGGTTGGACCTGGACGAGAACCTCCGGCGGATCGCCTCCGCGCCCCTGCTGTTCGAGCCGGGCACCCAGTGGAACTACTCCGTCGCCACGGACGTGCTGGGCGCGGTGCTCATTCGCGCGGGAGGAGCCCCCCTTCCCACCCTCGTCGAGCGGCTCATCACCCACCCCCTGGGGCTGACCGACACCGCCTTCACCGTGAAAGCGCCGGCGCGGCTCGCCGCGGTCTACACCGGCGAGCGCCCCTCCCCGGCTCGCGTCGATGGCTACCGGCACGTCCCCACGGAGACGATGAACCTGCGCGTGGATCCGAGACGTGCCTTCAATCCCCGTTCGTTTCCTTCGGGAGGGGCCGGCATGATCGGCACCGCGAAGGACTACCTGACGTTCCTGGAGGCGGTGCGCACGGGAACCCTCCCCGGCCTGAAAAAGACCACCCAGGCCCAGATGACGTCCCATCAGCTCGGCGCCCTTCAGCAGGCCGCCGGCCCGGGCTGGGGTTTCGCCTTCGGCGCCGCCGTGCTCGTCGATCCCGCCCAGGCGCACAGCCCCCAGTCCCCGGGGACCTACCGGTGGGGAGGCGTCTATGGGCATAGCTGGTTCGTCGATCCCGAGCGCCGCCTCACCGTCGTCGCCCTGAGCAACACCTTCCCCGAAGGCATGTCGGGCGCGTTCCCCACCGCCCTGAGAGACGCTCTCTACGCGCCCCGTTAA
- a CDS encoding carbohydrate-binding module family 20 domain-containing protein, which translates to MLAQSIKRGGGLLALAGSLLLGLPGEAQAQTYVHLFEWRWPDIAKECETFLGPKGYTAVQVSPPNEHITGGEWWARYQPVSYKLDSRGGSRAQFIDMVQRCNAAGVAIYADLVVNHTAAGSGGTGSGGSTWSNRRHPMFSPQDYHSPVCTISNYQDAWNVQNCDLVGLPDLNTGASYVQQTIANYINDLTSIGVKGYRIDAAKHMSSGDISGIKGRLTGSPYIFQEVIDLGGEAVTASQYFGNGTVTEFKYSANIGTQFKTSQIKNLNAFGESWGFMSGDRAVVFTDNHDNQRGHGAGGANVLTYKDGNLYTLANVFMLGWPYGYPQVMSSYAFSNTDAGPPGGSVHNGSTVDCFGSNWQCEHRWRPIANMVTFRKTTQGAAVSRWWDNGNNQVAFARTGKGFVVINREGGTLSRSFATGLPAGTYCNIITGDFANGTCSGSTITVDAAGNASFSVPGMTAAAIHINAKGSGGGGGDGYTKTYPQVYFRGTANNWGATAMTLVANNTWQTTATFGSTTTERFKFDIYGDWTLNFGDTQRDGIAESGGGDIPITQAGTYTLTFNDSTLAYTAQRNSGGGGGTVAVTFTCNNGQTVTGQSVYLVGSHSTLGTWAPASAIKLTPSSYPTWIGTVSLPASTAIEWKCLKRNDTDATQGVQWQGGGNNALTIPASGTASASASF; encoded by the coding sequence ATGCTCGCTCAATCAATCAAGCGCGGTGGAGGACTGCTTGCCCTGGCAGGCTCGTTGTTGCTCGGCCTGCCTGGGGAAGCCCAGGCACAAACCTATGTCCACCTGTTCGAGTGGCGATGGCCAGACATCGCCAAGGAATGTGAGACATTCCTGGGGCCCAAGGGCTACACCGCCGTCCAGGTCTCTCCGCCCAACGAGCACATCACGGGCGGGGAGTGGTGGGCGCGCTATCAGCCGGTGAGCTACAAGCTGGACAGCCGCGGAGGCTCCCGGGCCCAGTTCATCGACATGGTCCAGCGCTGCAACGCGGCGGGCGTCGCCATCTACGCGGACCTGGTCGTCAACCACACCGCCGCCGGGAGCGGAGGAACGGGCTCTGGAGGCTCTACCTGGAGCAACCGGCGCCACCCGATGTTCAGCCCCCAGGACTACCACTCGCCCGTCTGCACCATCAGCAACTACCAGGATGCCTGGAACGTGCAGAACTGCGATCTCGTGGGCCTTCCGGACCTGAACACCGGCGCGAGCTACGTGCAGCAGACGATCGCCAACTACATCAATGACCTGACCTCCATCGGCGTGAAGGGCTACCGCATCGACGCCGCCAAGCACATGAGCTCCGGGGACATCTCGGGCATCAAGGGCCGGCTCACCGGCTCGCCCTACATCTTCCAGGAAGTGATTGACTTGGGCGGCGAGGCGGTGACGGCCAGCCAGTACTTCGGCAATGGGACGGTGACAGAGTTCAAGTACAGCGCCAACATCGGCACCCAGTTCAAGACGAGCCAGATCAAGAACCTGAATGCCTTTGGCGAGAGCTGGGGCTTCATGAGCGGCGACCGGGCGGTGGTGTTCACCGACAACCACGACAACCAGCGGGGCCATGGCGCGGGCGGCGCCAACGTCCTGACCTACAAGGACGGCAACCTCTACACGCTGGCCAACGTCTTCATGCTGGGCTGGCCGTATGGCTACCCGCAGGTCATGTCCAGCTATGCCTTCAGCAACACGGATGCGGGGCCTCCGGGCGGGAGCGTCCACAACGGCTCGACCGTCGACTGTTTCGGCAGCAACTGGCAGTGCGAGCACCGCTGGAGGCCCATCGCCAACATGGTGACGTTCCGGAAGACGACCCAGGGCGCAGCCGTGTCGCGGTGGTGGGACAACGGCAACAACCAAGTGGCCTTCGCGCGCACGGGCAAGGGCTTCGTGGTCATCAACCGCGAGGGCGGCACGCTCAGCCGCTCGTTCGCCACGGGCCTTCCTGCCGGCACCTACTGCAACATCATCACCGGTGACTTCGCCAATGGCACGTGCTCGGGGAGCACCATCACGGTGGACGCGGCCGGCAACGCGTCCTTCAGCGTGCCGGGCATGACGGCGGCCGCGATCCACATCAACGCCAAGGGCAGCGGCGGGGGCGGCGGGGATGGCTACACCAAGACCTATCCCCAGGTGTACTTCCGGGGCACGGCCAACAACTGGGGGGCCACGGCCATGACGCTGGTGGCCAACAACACCTGGCAGACCACCGCCACCTTCGGGAGCACGACCACCGAGCGCTTCAAGTTCGACATCTACGGGGACTGGACGCTGAACTTCGGCGACACCCAGAGAGACGGCATCGCCGAGAGCGGCGGCGGCGACATCCCCATCACTCAGGCGGGCACGTACACCCTCACCTTCAACGACAGCACCCTGGCCTACACCGCGCAGCGTAACTCGGGCGGGGGAGGTGGCACCGTGGCCGTCACCTTCACCTGCAACAACGGGCAGACCGTGACAGGCCAGAGCGTCTACCTGGTGGGCAGCCACAGCACGCTGGGCACCTGGGCTCCCGCGAGCGCCATCAAGCTCACGCCATCGAGCTACCCCACGTGGATCGGCACCGTCTCCCTTCCGGCGAGCACGGCCATTGAGTGGAAGTGCCTCAAGCGCAACGATACCGATGCCACCCAGGGCGTCCAGTGGCAGGGGGGCGGCAACAACGCGCTCACCATCCCGGCCTCGGGAACGGCCTCCGCTTCGGCCAGTTTCTAA
- a CDS encoding HTTM domain-containing protein, with protein sequence MTGLGLQSMTQAYERWALQLASAPLYAGAERLVRRLVYLWCLLSMGAMLPAADQIWGPGAYALPIAQAREYRLLFDLDLLSRPALAPFYRWFITAYLLALVLGLLGKAPRLLSLLIMGLHHVLQLKAHALADGGDNLMSQFLVYLAVCAWAAPHPTAGAHVVRNLGFLCLRIQLCVMYATAGLTKWSGTLWPEGQALYYVLSTDEYTLPFVKDWASHWPTVLALATYVTVFFQIAFPCLIWKDPARRPMMVLGALIHLQIALVMGLMTFGLAMVISYTVFYTEREALAQLGAWDRGLSQMKAWVRALTRTTRSTPSP encoded by the coding sequence ATGACGGGCCTCGGCCTCCAATCGATGACCCAGGCCTATGAGCGGTGGGCTTTACAGCTCGCTTCCGCGCCGCTGTATGCGGGCGCTGAGCGGCTCGTGCGTCGGCTCGTGTACCTCTGGTGCCTGCTGTCCATGGGGGCGATGTTGCCGGCCGCCGATCAGATATGGGGGCCCGGCGCGTATGCGCTTCCCATCGCCCAGGCACGTGAGTACCGGCTCCTCTTCGACCTGGATCTGCTGTCGCGGCCCGCGCTGGCTCCCTTCTACCGCTGGTTCATCACCGCCTACCTGCTCGCGCTGGTGCTCGGCCTGTTGGGCAAGGCACCGAGGCTGCTTTCCTTGCTCATCATGGGGTTGCACCATGTCTTGCAGCTCAAGGCGCATGCCTTGGCCGATGGTGGCGACAACCTGATGTCTCAGTTCCTCGTGTATCTGGCGGTGTGTGCCTGGGCGGCCCCGCATCCCACGGCGGGGGCGCACGTGGTTCGCAATCTGGGCTTTCTCTGCCTGCGCATCCAGTTGTGCGTGATGTACGCGACGGCGGGCCTGACGAAATGGAGCGGAACGTTGTGGCCCGAGGGGCAGGCGCTTTACTACGTCCTCTCAACGGACGAGTACACGCTGCCTTTCGTCAAGGATTGGGCAAGTCACTGGCCCACGGTGCTCGCGCTCGCCACATACGTCACGGTCTTCTTCCAGATCGCGTTCCCATGCCTCATCTGGAAGGATCCGGCCCGGCGACCGATGATGGTGCTCGGCGCACTCATCCACTTGCAGATCGCCCTGGTCATGGGACTGATGACGTTCGGTCTCGCCATGGTGATCAGCTATACAGTCTTCTACACGGAGCGCGAGGCCCTCGCGCAACTGGGGGCGTGGGACCGAGGGCTCAGCCAGATGAAGGCTTGGGTCAGGGCATTGACCCGCACCACCCGGAGCACGCCCTCGCCTTGA
- a CDS encoding DUF5819 family protein, whose translation MKNPRTTLAWVTAGLVVLCLHWAAIVISISNPNPIRERFGAAADFYVGPLFFQKWRLFSPDPGTYSKKFLYRCRLGVDGWTDWRSPVDELLESHYRLRVTHHGRLLRIPISFALGLAQEAAKTAREQPCAKGDEACVLNRDGLLRTRPIYLAALRYTRDRCDAEFRAAPQPLTAAQFKLALMNIPSPTQRAAGVQVPPSHYTFDPFEIPVTAPSQDRAP comes from the coding sequence ATGAAGAACCCGCGGACCACCCTCGCCTGGGTCACCGCGGGGTTGGTCGTGCTGTGCCTGCACTGGGCGGCGATCGTGATCAGCATCAGCAATCCCAATCCCATCCGGGAGCGGTTCGGCGCCGCAGCCGACTTCTACGTCGGTCCGCTCTTCTTCCAGAAATGGCGGCTCTTCTCTCCGGACCCAGGGACGTACAGCAAGAAGTTCCTCTACCGGTGCCGGCTGGGTGTGGACGGCTGGACGGACTGGCGCAGCCCGGTCGATGAGCTGCTCGAGTCGCACTACCGCCTGCGCGTTACGCACCACGGCAGGCTGCTGCGCATCCCCATCTCCTTCGCGTTGGGCTTGGCGCAGGAGGCGGCCAAGACAGCCCGTGAGCAGCCCTGCGCCAAGGGAGACGAGGCATGCGTGCTCAACCGGGACGGGCTGCTGCGCACGCGCCCCATTTACTTGGCCGCGCTTCGGTACACGCGCGACCGCTGTGACGCGGAGTTCCGCGCGGCGCCCCAGCCCCTGACCGCCGCGCAGTTCAAGCTGGCGCTGATGAACATCCCTTCTCCCACTCAGCGAGCGGCGGGCGTGCAGGTGCCTCCCAGCCACTACACCTTTGATCCATTTGAGATTCCGGTCACCGCGCCAAGCCAGGATCGCGCGCCATGA
- a CDS encoding MBL fold metallo-hydrolase, with protein sequence MTHGVRLKPLWWVLVPEEDAAATMPLDPSTGRRWLEGGPRHAASAQSVYFHPGTMAEAQRLRTLLDGIGRPFPTTREVHQALAQAPELTRLYEFHAEPGDRWYLRNTSRMEKGSPFENRRWQLVFDTPGQSLTLTLEGEQLETLFKLMPLLNGELTFEQLVQSLRGDEPGKFLLRQLAHGGALEAAPLPSFCVGDLPELLFLGHSSLALRHGEELVVIDPIGFPSNEQLSGTTRPFFPVISRATAFVISHHHWDHLHFQTLVRLPRQTPFLVPRNQQESFINPSVARYLRHLGFTDVRECDPWEEVRVGGLRLRFAPFYGEPFGLGSHFDGLTYHIEFGGRRLYGTVDAWRDELGDMEATVARVAEWGPLDLFLFGASDQHHAPPYNAPGYRYFSNELQDRPDLMRYHPNTGDAERWARVLRPRILMPYAEFIFDGARRMDLTFDDLEQQAPATLGDVEASRHKEAHLQWCQRLSQLSRNVGLPLLVLHPMQGVRA encoded by the coding sequence ATGACGCATGGTGTTCGTCTCAAACCCCTGTGGTGGGTCCTGGTTCCGGAGGAGGATGCCGCAGCCACCATGCCGCTGGATCCGAGCACGGGCAGGCGCTGGCTGGAGGGAGGCCCCCGGCATGCGGCCTCGGCACAGTCTGTCTACTTCCATCCCGGAACCATGGCCGAGGCGCAGCGGCTTCGCACGCTGCTGGATGGCATTGGCCGACCGTTTCCAACCACCCGTGAAGTCCATCAGGCCTTGGCGCAGGCCCCGGAGCTCACGCGCCTCTACGAATTCCACGCGGAGCCCGGCGACCGCTGGTACTTGCGCAACACCTCCCGCATGGAGAAGGGCTCTCCCTTCGAGAATCGGCGTTGGCAGCTCGTCTTTGATACGCCTGGGCAGAGCCTGACGTTGACACTGGAAGGTGAGCAACTGGAGACCCTGTTCAAGTTGATGCCTCTGCTGAATGGTGAGCTGACATTCGAGCAGCTCGTTCAAAGCCTGCGCGGTGATGAGCCGGGCAAGTTCCTTCTCCGGCAACTGGCGCACGGCGGCGCGCTGGAGGCCGCGCCGCTGCCTTCGTTCTGCGTGGGAGATCTGCCCGAGCTCCTCTTTCTGGGGCACTCGTCCCTGGCGTTGCGGCACGGCGAGGAACTGGTGGTGATCGATCCCATCGGCTTCCCGTCGAACGAGCAGCTCTCCGGGACAACGCGGCCCTTCTTCCCCGTGATTTCCCGGGCAACGGCGTTTGTCATCAGCCACCACCATTGGGACCACTTGCACTTCCAGACGCTCGTCCGGCTGCCGCGCCAGACGCCGTTTCTGGTGCCCCGGAATCAGCAGGAGTCGTTCATCAACCCTTCGGTCGCCCGTTACCTGCGGCACCTGGGCTTCACCGACGTGAGAGAGTGCGATCCCTGGGAAGAGGTGCGCGTGGGAGGGTTGCGCTTGCGGTTCGCGCCCTTCTACGGTGAGCCCTTCGGGCTGGGCTCGCACTTCGATGGACTGACGTACCACATCGAGTTCGGAGGCCGCCGCCTCTACGGCACCGTGGACGCGTGGCGTGACGAACTCGGGGACATGGAGGCGACGGTGGCTCGCGTGGCCGAATGGGGTCCGCTGGACTTGTTTCTCTTTGGCGCATCGGATCAGCACCACGCTCCGCCGTACAACGCCCCAGGCTATCGCTACTTCTCCAACGAGTTGCAGGATCGGCCGGACCTGATGCGCTACCACCCGAACACCGGGGACGCGGAGCGGTGGGCGCGGGTGCTGCGCCCGCGCATCCTGATGCCCTATGCCGAGTTCATCTTCGATGGCGCTCGGCGGATGGACCTGACATTCGATGATCTGGAGCAACAGGCGCCTGCGACGCTCGGGGATGTGGAGGCTTCTCGCCACAAGGAGGCCCATCTTCAGTGGTGCCAGCGGTTGAGCCAGCTTTCGCGGAACGTGGGGTTGCCTCTGTTGGTCCTTCACCCGATGCAGGGGGTTCGCGCGTGA
- a CDS encoding DUF6817 domain-containing protein yields MAPPGSNQLFAAKIAFLGQHGAHQSGHSRSSLLRHLLGTYELLHAWGGRAALCNAGLFHSVYGTETYPHASVPLSLRDEVRALIGEEAEQLSYLFGAMVRDSLYENLGRSEGFSVCCWRTRESLPLSSAQLLDLYHLAVANWLEQHLRVPIERRYARRQEFSALRRHLDARACAALEVAYGFGDAAARQPSGG; encoded by the coding sequence ATGGCTCCACCCGGCTCGAATCAGCTCTTCGCGGCAAAGATTGCCTTTCTGGGGCAGCACGGGGCGCACCAGTCAGGCCACTCGCGGTCGAGCCTCCTGCGTCACCTGCTGGGTACCTACGAGTTGCTCCACGCGTGGGGGGGGCGTGCGGCCCTGTGCAACGCGGGCCTCTTCCACTCGGTTTATGGCACCGAGACCTACCCTCACGCGAGCGTCCCGCTGAGCCTGCGTGACGAGGTGCGCGCGCTGATCGGCGAGGAGGCCGAGCAGCTCAGCTATCTCTTCGGTGCCATGGTCCGGGACTCGCTCTATGAGAATCTCGGCCGGAGCGAGGGTTTCTCCGTGTGCTGCTGGCGGACGAGAGAATCCCTCCCGCTGAGCAGCGCACAGTTGCTGGACCTGTACCATCTGGCCGTGGCGAACTGGCTTGAGCAGCACCTGCGCGTTCCGATCGAGAGGCGTTACGCACGGCGCCAGGAGTTCTCGGCCTTGCGCAGGCACTTGGACGCCCGGGCATGCGCCGCGCTGGAGGTGGCGTATGGTTTCGGGGACGCTGCCGCCAGGCAGCCCTCCGGAGGCTGA
- a CDS encoding DUF6311 domain-containing protein, translated as MLPKSVRRDEGSALLDRLPEWLAALGGLGWFLWLGGGAVLPPTRIDWLTQGDWAMNLFGWLFLRQAPWGLPLGDMPNLFHPYGTRVSLTDGIPWVAVGLKPFSGWLPVDFQYTGAWLALCYALMGYFGSRLVAVASPRAVPRVLGGVLLALAPVLAARFGHPALCAHWLLLAMLWLNLRDVPDERTAGRSLALAALFNGVGAGVHPYWVAMLLPLTAALAVRLARGQRLGWGRALAAVGGIVLLDGLLFLLFGYLGGPGLGAEGFGDFSSDLVTLVNPMGWSRVMPDLPARPRQGEGFGYLGLGAMLLGVLAVASVAARWRVARELSWRRGLPVLAVVLLMAVYALSWRVAWQGRQVVDLSALYAPFAAQTAAFRASGRFIWPLHYLLVGGALLLVVRLWRDRPWVSGVGLGLALAVQASEWRADRSSLRWPVAFHRLQAPEWKEMKGHYRHLALFPPQIQWLCRYDEHVVNKLSYLAYREGLTFNSGNAARVPPQAVEDCRAALPAGGVDAETVYVVKPEHLTLFLQAGARCGVLEGLPVCVGDSRQDGFTRALERQPLRLTQP; from the coding sequence ATGCTCCCGAAGTCCGTACGCCGTGACGAAGGCTCCGCGTTGCTCGACCGCCTGCCCGAGTGGCTCGCCGCCCTGGGCGGGCTGGGGTGGTTCCTGTGGCTGGGCGGTGGGGCGGTGCTCCCGCCCACGCGCATCGATTGGCTGACGCAGGGGGATTGGGCCATGAACCTCTTTGGCTGGCTCTTCCTGCGTCAGGCCCCTTGGGGGTTGCCCCTGGGCGACATGCCCAATCTCTTTCATCCTTATGGAACGCGGGTGTCACTCACGGATGGCATCCCCTGGGTGGCGGTGGGGCTCAAGCCCTTCTCGGGGTGGTTGCCGGTGGACTTCCAGTACACCGGCGCGTGGCTGGCGCTGTGCTACGCGCTGATGGGGTATTTCGGCTCCCGGCTGGTGGCGGTGGCGTCGCCCCGCGCGGTGCCCCGGGTGCTGGGAGGCGTGCTGCTGGCCCTGGCCCCGGTCCTGGCGGCCCGTTTTGGCCACCCCGCCTTGTGCGCGCACTGGCTGCTCCTGGCGATGCTCTGGCTCAACCTGCGGGACGTTCCGGATGAGCGCACCGCAGGGCGAAGCCTGGCCCTGGCGGCGCTCTTCAACGGCGTGGGCGCGGGGGTTCACCCCTACTGGGTCGCGATGCTCCTGCCGCTGACGGCGGCGCTGGCGGTGAGGCTGGCGCGAGGCCAGCGGCTTGGCTGGGGGCGCGCCCTGGCCGCGGTGGGGGGCATCGTCCTGCTGGATGGCCTCCTCTTCCTGCTCTTCGGGTACCTCGGAGGGCCTGGGTTGGGCGCGGAAGGGTTTGGTGACTTCTCGTCGGACCTGGTGACGCTGGTCAACCCCATGGGCTGGTCCCGGGTGATGCCGGATCTGCCCGCGAGGCCCCGGCAGGGAGAGGGGTTTGGCTACCTGGGGCTGGGGGCGATGCTCCTGGGCGTCTTGGCCGTGGCCAGCGTAGCGGCGCGCTGGCGGGTGGCGCGAGAGCTCTCCTGGCGGCGGGGGTTGCCAGTGCTGGCGGTGGTGCTGCTGATGGCGGTGTATGCGCTGTCCTGGCGGGTGGCCTGGCAGGGCCGACAGGTGGTGGACCTGAGCGCGCTCTATGCACCGTTCGCCGCGCAGACGGCGGCGTTCCGCGCGTCAGGGCGGTTCATCTGGCCGCTGCACTACCTGCTGGTGGGAGGGGCCCTGCTCTTGGTGGTGAGGCTGTGGCGTGACCGGCCCTGGGTGAGCGGCGTGGGGTTGGGGCTGGCCCTGGCGGTGCAAGCTTCTGAGTGGCGCGCCGACCGGAGTTCCCTGCGCTGGCCCGTGGCGTTCCACCGGCTCCAGGCTCCCGAGTGGAAGGAGATGAAGGGGCACTACCGTCACCTCGCCCTCTTCCCGCCGCAGATTCAGTGGCTGTGCCGCTATGACGAGCACGTGGTGAACAAGCTGTCCTATCTGGCGTATCGGGAGGGGCTCACCTTCAACAGTGGGAATGCGGCCCGAGTCCCCCCCCAGGCGGTGGAGGATTGCCGGGCTGCCCTGCCCGCTGGCGGAGTGGATGCCGAGACGGTGTACGTGGTGAAGCCCGAGCACCTCACGCTCTTTCTCCAGGCGGGTGCTCGCTGCGGCGTGCTGGAGGGCTTGCCGGTGTGCGTGGGGGACTCGCGGCAAGATGGCTTCACAAGGGCGCTGGAACGCCAGCCGCTGCGGCTTACCCAGCCGTGA
- a CDS encoding pirin family protein, whose translation MLTVRPSNQRGHANHGWLDAHHTFSFAGYYDPAHMNFRALRVINEDRVAPRRGFGTHPHQDMEIITYVLSGAVEHRDSMGSVGILRPGELQRMTAGTGVLHSEQNPTGEELHLLQIWILPERAGLTPSYEQKAFPEQERQGRFRLVVSPKGEDGSLKVNQDMRLYSTLLGKGEQTEYTLAPGRHAWLQMARGAGTLNGVAVSAGDGVAVSEESRLVLSATEPLEALLFDLA comes from the coding sequence ATGTTGACCGTTCGACCGTCGAATCAGCGTGGCCATGCGAATCATGGCTGGCTGGATGCCCACCACACGTTCTCGTTCGCGGGTTATTACGATCCGGCGCACATGAACTTCCGCGCGCTGCGCGTCATCAACGAGGACCGCGTGGCGCCCCGCCGCGGCTTTGGCACCCACCCCCACCAGGACATGGAGATCATCACCTATGTGCTCTCGGGTGCCGTCGAGCACCGCGACAGCATGGGCTCGGTGGGCATCCTGCGCCCGGGCGAACTGCAGCGGATGACGGCGGGCACGGGCGTGCTGCACAGCGAGCAGAACCCGACGGGAGAGGAGCTGCACCTGTTGCAGATCTGGATTCTCCCCGAGCGGGCCGGGCTGACGCCGAGCTACGAGCAGAAGGCCTTCCCGGAGCAGGAGCGCCAGGGGCGGTTCCGGCTGGTGGTGTCTCCCAAGGGGGAGGATGGCTCGCTGAAGGTGAACCAGGACATGCGGCTGTACAGCACCTTGTTGGGCAAGGGCGAGCAGACCGAGTACACGCTGGCCCCGGGCCGGCACGCGTGGCTGCAGATGGCCCGGGGGGCAGGAACGCTCAACGGCGTGGCGGTGAGCGCGGGCGATGGGGTGGCGGTGTCCGAGGAGTCCCGGCTGGTACTCTCCGCCACCGAGCCTCTCGAGGCGCTGCTTTTCGATCTGGCCTGA